The proteins below come from a single Pieris brassicae chromosome 1, ilPieBrab1.1, whole genome shotgun sequence genomic window:
- the LOC123712718 gene encoding uncharacterized protein LOC123712718 isoform X2: MHKVYKMDKLIIFLTLWSLSHAAYTSRMASISRFRAPTAFRPGVVLQRAPYPPRLMPVHRAPFVVYRNMPHRYSIKPMSPVVTRNVFSMPWQTTARIPVSVTPEYDYARAASQTVIRTDAPNLSLAEKPIVVADVGNIEGSDLHIASEAVKPTYEVTENNGETQPVKLQTKIDVPAGFTKANSEPSFDVNLHDATPQFNPEYVQVQTPAIAPQEFSVQRFNGLPSHQDLIQSGAEGLIIPPDAFYQSDPLFLEKLQNQLLQKYPAVQFIPYTPTQMPSQIQQFQPTPFYFNNDHVIRQQPMSFIVNENRNIVQRQTQEGTVENLHPQIFIANNVTEIITASPEISTMSAAEITTVNIMETQNKTNTTKVEENKSEDNRTNPIYYTQLGPNISNITPIGFHAAVNNNINTSLEQSKAAIEKSDIITENTTTPSTTPSVDTINYLDTKKPETNEISKDYNNFIPSFEKPAESVNIAYSILRSSDKDSHNPKENGSASAGQEFSKTAGQVKEARIKEDKVSNTERSRSSRQPEQIVTEKRSADMGSKKVVKAKIPPKSKLTFDDRTGEPVLRVYASYLDSPARKEAITTKLTNLKHLREAITKRQEHIEKVDAATINDLAMDVNQFGMKIKAKNTDSLHSLDEYNK, encoded by the exons ATgcataaagtatataaaatggataag CTCATAATATTCCTAACACTGTGGTCACTCTCCCACGCGGCCTACACTAGTAGGATGGCATCCATAAGCAGATTCAGGGCTCCTACAGCATTTCGACCAGGTGTAGTTCTCCAGAGAGCTCCATATCCACCAAGATTAATGCCAGTTCATCGAGCACCGTTCGTTGTATACAGAAACATGCCTCACAG GTATTCAATAAAACCCATGAGTCCAGTAGTGACAAGAAACGTATTCAGCATGCCTTGGCAGACGACAGCAAGAATACCAGTTTCCGTCACCCCGGAGTATGACTATGCACGCGCAGCATCACAAACTGTTATTAGAACTGATG CGCCAAATTTAAGTTTAGCTGAAAAACCTATCGTGGTTGCCGATGTTGGAAATATCGAAGGTTCCGACTTACACATCGCTTCTGAAGCT GTGAAACCAACATACGAGGTAACAGAAAATAATGGAGAAACACAACCAGTAAAACTGCAGACAAAAATTGATGTTCCTGCTGGGTTTACAAAAGCAAAT tctGAACCAAGCTTTGACGTGAATTTACACGACGCTACTCCTCAATTCAATCCGGAATATGTGCAAGTTCAAACACCAGCTATTGCTCCACAAGAGTTTTCTGTTCAG agatTTAATGGATTGCCATCACACCAAGATTTAATACAATCCGGCGCCGAAGGACTAATTATTCCACCGGATGCATTTTATCAATCAGATCCTCTATTTTTAGAAAAGTTACAGAATCaattgttacaaaaatatccAGCTGTACAGTTCATTCCATACACACCAACACAAATGCCATCGCAGATACAGCAATTTCAACCAACCCCATTCTATTTCAATAATGATCACGTGATTAGACAACAGCCAATGTCCTTTATCGTTAATGAAAATAGAAACATAGTCCAAAGGCAAACCCAAGAAGGAACTGTGGAAAATCTACatccacaaatatttatagctAACAATGTAACAGAAATCATAACTGCATCTCCAGAAATATCGACAATGTCAGCTGCTGAAATTACGACTGTTAATATTATggaaacacaaaataaaacaaacacaacgaaagttgaagaaaataaatctGAAGATAATCGAACCAATCCTATTTACTACACACAGCTAGGACCAAATATAAGTAACATTACGCCAATCGGCTTCCATGCAgctgtaaataataacataaatacgTCTTTAGAACAGTCAAAAGCGGCGATTGAAAAAAGCGACATAATAACAGAAAATACTACTACTCCATCCACAACACCATCAGTTGacacaataaattatctaGACACTAAGAAACCGGAAACTAACGAAATATCTAaggattataataatttcataccaTCGTTTGAAAAGCCAGCTGAATCTGTCAATATAGCGTACTCTATACTAAGATCTTCTGATAAAGACTCTCACAACCCTAAGGAAAACGGATCGGCTTCGGCTGGACAAGAATTTTCAAAAACGGCTGGTCAAGTTAAAGAAGCTAGaataaaggaagataaagtATCTAACACAGAAAGAAGTCGTTCAAGTAGACAACCTGAGCAAATTGTAACAGAAAAAAGATCAGCAGATATGGGCTCGAAGAAGGTGGTAAAAGCTAAAATACCTCCAAAGAGTAAGCTGACTTTTGACGACCGAACTGGTGAACCTGTTTTACGGGTATATGCAAGTTATTTAGATAGTCCAGCCCGG AAAGAGGCAATTACGACTAAACTGACGAACCTAAAGCATTTACGTGAGGCCATAACAAAAAGACAAGAACATATTGAGAAAGTCGACGCAGCTACAATTAACGATTTAGCAATGGATGTTAATCAATTCGGAATGAAGATAAAAGCTAAAAACACGGA
- the LOC123712718 gene encoding uncharacterized protein LOC123712718 isoform X1: protein MHKVYKMDKLIIFLTLWSLSHAAYTSRMASISRFRAPTAFRPGVVLQRAPYPPRLMPVHRAPFVVYRNMPHRYSIKPMSPVVTRNVFSMPWQTTARIPVSVTPEYDYARAASQTVIRTDGAIHTIPAPNLSLAEKPIVVADVGNIEGSDLHIASEAVKPTYEVTENNGETQPVKLQTKIDVPAGFTKANSEPSFDVNLHDATPQFNPEYVQVQTPAIAPQEFSVQRFNGLPSHQDLIQSGAEGLIIPPDAFYQSDPLFLEKLQNQLLQKYPAVQFIPYTPTQMPSQIQQFQPTPFYFNNDHVIRQQPMSFIVNENRNIVQRQTQEGTVENLHPQIFIANNVTEIITASPEISTMSAAEITTVNIMETQNKTNTTKVEENKSEDNRTNPIYYTQLGPNISNITPIGFHAAVNNNINTSLEQSKAAIEKSDIITENTTTPSTTPSVDTINYLDTKKPETNEISKDYNNFIPSFEKPAESVNIAYSILRSSDKDSHNPKENGSASAGQEFSKTAGQVKEARIKEDKVSNTERSRSSRQPEQIVTEKRSADMGSKKVVKAKIPPKSKLTFDDRTGEPVLRVYASYLDSPARKEAITTKLTNLKHLREAITKRQEHIEKVDAATINDLAMDVNQFGMKIKAKNTDSLHSLDEYNK from the exons ATgcataaagtatataaaatggataag CTCATAATATTCCTAACACTGTGGTCACTCTCCCACGCGGCCTACACTAGTAGGATGGCATCCATAAGCAGATTCAGGGCTCCTACAGCATTTCGACCAGGTGTAGTTCTCCAGAGAGCTCCATATCCACCAAGATTAATGCCAGTTCATCGAGCACCGTTCGTTGTATACAGAAACATGCCTCACAG GTATTCAATAAAACCCATGAGTCCAGTAGTGACAAGAAACGTATTCAGCATGCCTTGGCAGACGACAGCAAGAATACCAGTTTCCGTCACCCCGGAGTATGACTATGCACGCGCAGCATCACAAACTGTTATTAGAACTGATG GTGCCATACATACAATCCCAGCGCCAAATTTAAGTTTAGCTGAAAAACCTATCGTGGTTGCCGATGTTGGAAATATCGAAGGTTCCGACTTACACATCGCTTCTGAAGCT GTGAAACCAACATACGAGGTAACAGAAAATAATGGAGAAACACAACCAGTAAAACTGCAGACAAAAATTGATGTTCCTGCTGGGTTTACAAAAGCAAAT tctGAACCAAGCTTTGACGTGAATTTACACGACGCTACTCCTCAATTCAATCCGGAATATGTGCAAGTTCAAACACCAGCTATTGCTCCACAAGAGTTTTCTGTTCAG agatTTAATGGATTGCCATCACACCAAGATTTAATACAATCCGGCGCCGAAGGACTAATTATTCCACCGGATGCATTTTATCAATCAGATCCTCTATTTTTAGAAAAGTTACAGAATCaattgttacaaaaatatccAGCTGTACAGTTCATTCCATACACACCAACACAAATGCCATCGCAGATACAGCAATTTCAACCAACCCCATTCTATTTCAATAATGATCACGTGATTAGACAACAGCCAATGTCCTTTATCGTTAATGAAAATAGAAACATAGTCCAAAGGCAAACCCAAGAAGGAACTGTGGAAAATCTACatccacaaatatttatagctAACAATGTAACAGAAATCATAACTGCATCTCCAGAAATATCGACAATGTCAGCTGCTGAAATTACGACTGTTAATATTATggaaacacaaaataaaacaaacacaacgaaagttgaagaaaataaatctGAAGATAATCGAACCAATCCTATTTACTACACACAGCTAGGACCAAATATAAGTAACATTACGCCAATCGGCTTCCATGCAgctgtaaataataacataaatacgTCTTTAGAACAGTCAAAAGCGGCGATTGAAAAAAGCGACATAATAACAGAAAATACTACTACTCCATCCACAACACCATCAGTTGacacaataaattatctaGACACTAAGAAACCGGAAACTAACGAAATATCTAaggattataataatttcataccaTCGTTTGAAAAGCCAGCTGAATCTGTCAATATAGCGTACTCTATACTAAGATCTTCTGATAAAGACTCTCACAACCCTAAGGAAAACGGATCGGCTTCGGCTGGACAAGAATTTTCAAAAACGGCTGGTCAAGTTAAAGAAGCTAGaataaaggaagataaagtATCTAACACAGAAAGAAGTCGTTCAAGTAGACAACCTGAGCAAATTGTAACAGAAAAAAGATCAGCAGATATGGGCTCGAAGAAGGTGGTAAAAGCTAAAATACCTCCAAAGAGTAAGCTGACTTTTGACGACCGAACTGGTGAACCTGTTTTACGGGTATATGCAAGTTATTTAGATAGTCCAGCCCGG AAAGAGGCAATTACGACTAAACTGACGAACCTAAAGCATTTACGTGAGGCCATAACAAAAAGACAAGAACATATTGAGAAAGTCGACGCAGCTACAATTAACGATTTAGCAATGGATGTTAATCAATTCGGAATGAAGATAAAAGCTAAAAACACGGA
- the LOC123712748 gene encoding uncharacterized protein LOC123712748, which yields MTNARNIKVWICIACMASSLAAPAPSQPITFDIIDMAAISRMTPQQLEALAEGLAAEEIMRTKRSSAQALTSVVSKASSGIQSKLGLLGQASAGASSLIASASSKTGHSEHTGYSYEPHEEKYDYWGLKKSILYTLFQAVKAITGGVTILKGQLIKGGGALAATLGKVISVKGDAVSNFGRKIVTSAALSEKKPHSTAVYGPPPTSHLEYAPTVYGAPTAPAQYTHSEPTGYAAHKYPSNLDEIQVYNGVLGPENLQNYQY from the exons GTCTGGATATGCATAGCATGCATGGCATCATCATTGGCGGCACCTGCGCCAAGCCAGCCCATAACATTTGACATCATCGACATGGCTGCAATAAGTCGGATGACACCACAACAACTGGAGGCTCTTGCTGAAGGTTTAGCTGCCGAAGAGATCAtgag GACTAAACGATCGTCAGCACAAGCGCTGACCTCGGTTGTGTCAAAAGCATCATCAGGTATACAAAGCAAGCTCGGTCTCCTCGGCCAAGCGTCGGCCGGCGCATCCTCGCTGATTGCTTCAGCTTCAAGCAAAACAGGTCATTCTGAGCACACAGGATACTCTTATGAACCg CACGAAGAGAAATACGACTACTGGGGGCTTAAGAAATCCATTCTCTACACGCTCTTCCAAGCTGTGAAAGCTATTACAGGAGGAGTGACCATCCTGAAGGGTCAGCTGATTAAAGGAGGGGGGGCCTTAGCTGCTACTCTTGGTAAAGTCATCTCTGTGAAGGGTGATGCAGTAAGCAATTTCGGAAGGAAGATTGTTACCTCCGCTGCCTTGAGCGAGAAGAAACCTCATT CAACAGCAGTCTATGGCCCACCACCGACATCACATTTGGAGTACGCTCCAACCGTCTACGGAGCCCCGACAGCACCCGCTCAGTACACTCATTCAGAACCCACAGGCTACGCGGCACACAAGTATCCCTCAAATCTTGAcg AAATTCAAGTATACAACGGAGTACTAGGACCAGAAAATTTGCAGAACTATCAATATTAA
- the LOC123712718 gene encoding uncharacterized protein LOC123712718 isoform X3, with amino-acid sequence MSPVVTRNVFSMPWQTTARIPVSVTPEYDYARAASQTVIRTDGAIHTIPAPNLSLAEKPIVVADVGNIEGSDLHIASEAVKPTYEVTENNGETQPVKLQTKIDVPAGFTKANSEPSFDVNLHDATPQFNPEYVQVQTPAIAPQEFSVQRFNGLPSHQDLIQSGAEGLIIPPDAFYQSDPLFLEKLQNQLLQKYPAVQFIPYTPTQMPSQIQQFQPTPFYFNNDHVIRQQPMSFIVNENRNIVQRQTQEGTVENLHPQIFIANNVTEIITASPEISTMSAAEITTVNIMETQNKTNTTKVEENKSEDNRTNPIYYTQLGPNISNITPIGFHAAVNNNINTSLEQSKAAIEKSDIITENTTTPSTTPSVDTINYLDTKKPETNEISKDYNNFIPSFEKPAESVNIAYSILRSSDKDSHNPKENGSASAGQEFSKTAGQVKEARIKEDKVSNTERSRSSRQPEQIVTEKRSADMGSKKVVKAKIPPKSKLTFDDRTGEPVLRVYASYLDSPARKEAITTKLTNLKHLREAITKRQEHIEKVDAATINDLAMDVNQFGMKIKAKNTDSLHSLDEYNK; translated from the exons ATGAGTCCAGTAGTGACAAGAAACGTATTCAGCATGCCTTGGCAGACGACAGCAAGAATACCAGTTTCCGTCACCCCGGAGTATGACTATGCACGCGCAGCATCACAAACTGTTATTAGAACTGATG GTGCCATACATACAATCCCAGCGCCAAATTTAAGTTTAGCTGAAAAACCTATCGTGGTTGCCGATGTTGGAAATATCGAAGGTTCCGACTTACACATCGCTTCTGAAGCT GTGAAACCAACATACGAGGTAACAGAAAATAATGGAGAAACACAACCAGTAAAACTGCAGACAAAAATTGATGTTCCTGCTGGGTTTACAAAAGCAAAT tctGAACCAAGCTTTGACGTGAATTTACACGACGCTACTCCTCAATTCAATCCGGAATATGTGCAAGTTCAAACACCAGCTATTGCTCCACAAGAGTTTTCTGTTCAG agatTTAATGGATTGCCATCACACCAAGATTTAATACAATCCGGCGCCGAAGGACTAATTATTCCACCGGATGCATTTTATCAATCAGATCCTCTATTTTTAGAAAAGTTACAGAATCaattgttacaaaaatatccAGCTGTACAGTTCATTCCATACACACCAACACAAATGCCATCGCAGATACAGCAATTTCAACCAACCCCATTCTATTTCAATAATGATCACGTGATTAGACAACAGCCAATGTCCTTTATCGTTAATGAAAATAGAAACATAGTCCAAAGGCAAACCCAAGAAGGAACTGTGGAAAATCTACatccacaaatatttatagctAACAATGTAACAGAAATCATAACTGCATCTCCAGAAATATCGACAATGTCAGCTGCTGAAATTACGACTGTTAATATTATggaaacacaaaataaaacaaacacaacgaaagttgaagaaaataaatctGAAGATAATCGAACCAATCCTATTTACTACACACAGCTAGGACCAAATATAAGTAACATTACGCCAATCGGCTTCCATGCAgctgtaaataataacataaatacgTCTTTAGAACAGTCAAAAGCGGCGATTGAAAAAAGCGACATAATAACAGAAAATACTACTACTCCATCCACAACACCATCAGTTGacacaataaattatctaGACACTAAGAAACCGGAAACTAACGAAATATCTAaggattataataatttcataccaTCGTTTGAAAAGCCAGCTGAATCTGTCAATATAGCGTACTCTATACTAAGATCTTCTGATAAAGACTCTCACAACCCTAAGGAAAACGGATCGGCTTCGGCTGGACAAGAATTTTCAAAAACGGCTGGTCAAGTTAAAGAAGCTAGaataaaggaagataaagtATCTAACACAGAAAGAAGTCGTTCAAGTAGACAACCTGAGCAAATTGTAACAGAAAAAAGATCAGCAGATATGGGCTCGAAGAAGGTGGTAAAAGCTAAAATACCTCCAAAGAGTAAGCTGACTTTTGACGACCGAACTGGTGAACCTGTTTTACGGGTATATGCAAGTTATTTAGATAGTCCAGCCCGG AAAGAGGCAATTACGACTAAACTGACGAACCTAAAGCATTTACGTGAGGCCATAACAAAAAGACAAGAACATATTGAGAAAGTCGACGCAGCTACAATTAACGATTTAGCAATGGATGTTAATCAATTCGGAATGAAGATAAAAGCTAAAAACACGGA